One genomic segment of Amycolatopsis granulosa includes these proteins:
- a CDS encoding HoxN/HupN/NixA family nickel/cobalt transporter, which translates to MGTSRALSWRRQDTYRTGLLLLAIVAVHVVAFGILALLVVPGHYTVGTQVFGFGLGMTAYTLGMRHAFDADHIAAIDNTTRKLMAEGKRPVSVGFWFALGHSTVVVVLAVLVAVGAKGVLSWTEEGSSAHRVLGLVSTGASGGFLYLIGVLNLIALAGIAKVWRELRRGRFDEAELEARLDSRGFVNRFLGRLTRSIRRPGQMYLVGLLFGVGFDTATEVLLLALAGSGAAAGLPWYAVLCLPLLFAAGMSLFDTLDGTFMNFAYDWAFASPVRKIYYNLVITGLSVAVALIIGTIELVGVARDDLGWSGALIEWIADLDLDNVGYIVAGLFVVVWAVALAYWRLARVEHRWSSAQ; encoded by the coding sequence ATGGGGACTTCACGCGCGCTGTCCTGGCGTCGGCAGGACACCTACCGAACCGGTCTGCTGCTGCTGGCGATCGTCGCTGTGCACGTGGTCGCGTTCGGGATCCTCGCGCTGCTCGTCGTGCCCGGCCACTACACGGTCGGCACGCAGGTGTTCGGTTTCGGGCTGGGCATGACCGCCTACACACTCGGCATGCGGCACGCGTTCGACGCCGACCACATCGCCGCCATCGACAACACCACCCGCAAGCTGATGGCCGAGGGCAAGCGCCCGGTGTCGGTCGGGTTCTGGTTCGCCCTCGGGCACTCCACGGTGGTCGTCGTGCTGGCCGTGCTGGTCGCGGTCGGCGCGAAGGGGGTTCTGAGCTGGACCGAGGAGGGCTCCTCGGCCCACCGGGTGCTGGGCTTGGTGTCCACCGGCGCCTCCGGCGGCTTCCTCTACCTGATCGGCGTGCTGAACCTGATCGCGCTGGCCGGTATCGCCAAGGTGTGGCGCGAGCTGCGCCGCGGCCGGTTCGACGAGGCCGAGCTGGAGGCCCGGCTCGACTCGCGCGGGTTCGTCAACCGCTTCCTCGGCAGGCTCACCCGCTCGATCCGCCGTCCGGGTCAGATGTACCTGGTCGGGCTGCTGTTCGGCGTCGGGTTCGACACCGCGACCGAGGTGCTGCTGCTGGCGCTGGCCGGGTCCGGTGCGGCGGCCGGCCTGCCGTGGTACGCCGTCCTGTGCCTGCCCCTGCTGTTCGCCGCCGGGATGAGCCTGTTCGACACGCTCGACGGCACGTTCATGAACTTCGCCTACGACTGGGCCTTCGCCAGTCCGGTGCGCAAGATCTACTACAACCTCGTCATCACCGGGCTGTCCGTCGCGGTGGCATTGATCATCGGCACGATCGAGCTGGTCGGTGTCGCGCGGGACGACCTGGGCTGGTCCGGTGCGCTGATCGAGTGGATCGCGGACCTGGACCTGGACAACGTCGGCTACATCGTCGCCGGGTTGTTCGTCGTGGTGTGGGCGGTGGCGCTCGCGTACTGGCGGCTGGCCCGCGTCGAGCACCGCTGGAGCTCAGCCCAGTGA
- a CDS encoding exodeoxyribonuclease VII small subunit, with product MTEELGYEQARDQLIEVVRELEAGGLSLEQSLALWEKGEHLAKLCERHLEGARHRIEDALKSVEDSTGDEG from the coding sequence GTGACCGAAGAACTCGGCTATGAACAGGCCCGCGACCAGCTCATCGAGGTCGTCCGCGAGCTGGAGGCGGGCGGCCTTTCCCTGGAGCAGTCGCTGGCGCTGTGGGAGAAGGGCGAACACCTCGCGAAGCTCTGCGAGCGGCACCTGGAAGGCGCTCGTCACCGGATCGAGGACGCCCTGAAGTCCGTGGAGGACTCGACCGGCGACGAGGGGTGA
- a CDS encoding zf-HC2 domain-containing protein, protein MDCATAREAISATLDGEDPGVAPAALDEHLTRCAACVVWQDEAAAVTRLVRLEPAATAPDVTERVLGHVPSRTTGGDWPRWALGLAAAAQMSIAVSLLSGPHAMAGGMAVQPGSHLEHESAAFNFAVAVALLWAAVKPGQARSQLPVLLSFTAVLGGLSLLDALGGRVGWERLASHLPLVLGVCCAALIARRDGRWPWPGNRAGAGPGRRAGRGGSAHELAEPRTPSREHQPPAARRRVA, encoded by the coding sequence ATGGACTGTGCGACCGCGCGCGAGGCGATCTCGGCCACTCTGGACGGTGAGGACCCCGGGGTGGCTCCCGCCGCGCTGGACGAGCACCTCACGCGCTGCGCGGCATGCGTGGTCTGGCAGGACGAGGCCGCGGCCGTGACCCGGCTGGTGCGCCTCGAACCGGCCGCCACCGCGCCGGATGTGACCGAGCGTGTGCTGGGCCACGTGCCGTCACGCACCACCGGAGGCGACTGGCCGCGCTGGGCACTCGGGCTCGCCGCGGCCGCCCAGATGTCGATCGCCGTGTCGCTGCTGTCCGGGCCGCACGCGATGGCAGGCGGGATGGCGGTCCAGCCCGGCTCCCACCTGGAGCACGAGTCCGCGGCGTTCAACTTCGCCGTCGCGGTCGCGCTGCTGTGGGCGGCCGTGAAACCGGGGCAGGCCCGCAGCCAGCTACCGGTGCTGCTCAGCTTCACCGCCGTGCTGGGCGGGCTGTCCCTGCTGGACGCGCTGGGCGGCCGGGTCGGCTGGGAACGCCTGGCCAGTCACCTGCCGCTGGTGCTCGGCGTGTGCTGCGCGGCGCTGATCGCGCGCCGGGACGGCCGGTGGCCGTGGCCGGGCAACCGGGCGGGCGCCGGGCCCGGGCGCAGAGCGGGCCGCGGCGGCAGCGCGCACGAGCTCGCCGAGCCGCGCACGCCGTCCCGTGAGCATCAGCCGCCGGCGGCCCGCCGCAGGGTGGCCTGA
- a CDS encoding helix-turn-helix domain-containing protein: protein MDGADLGAFLKARRAALDPRELGLPEGVTRRRVPGLRREELAQLAGISVDYLTRLEQGRARNVSDEVLDALARALRLAPDERTYLHNLAVPRHKRPGWCPAQQVRPALQQLLDALAVPAFVFGRYLDVLAWNDLGGILTFDFGSVRAEDRNMAKLFFLNEDEARALHPEFDQVCQDLVANLRAEAGRCPDDARLPQLIGELSLGSDRFRRLWAGHHVREKAHGHKLIHNPLVGELHLRYETFRLPDEPDQALITYTAEPGSESERALGLLASWISTEDVDQATLRRAAGG, encoded by the coding sequence ATGGACGGAGCTGATCTCGGGGCATTCCTCAAGGCGCGGCGCGCGGCGCTGGATCCGCGCGAGCTGGGACTGCCCGAGGGAGTCACCCGGCGGCGGGTGCCCGGGCTGCGGCGCGAGGAGCTGGCCCAGCTGGCCGGGATCAGCGTCGACTACCTGACCCGGCTGGAACAGGGGCGCGCGCGCAACGTGTCGGACGAGGTGCTCGATGCGCTCGCCCGGGCGTTGCGGCTGGCTCCGGACGAACGCACCTACCTGCACAACCTCGCCGTCCCGCGGCACAAACGGCCGGGCTGGTGCCCCGCCCAGCAGGTGCGGCCGGCGCTGCAGCAGCTGCTGGACGCGTTGGCCGTGCCCGCGTTCGTCTTCGGCCGCTACCTGGACGTGCTGGCCTGGAACGACCTCGGCGGCATCCTCACCTTCGACTTCGGTTCGGTGCGGGCCGAGGACCGCAACATGGCCAAGCTGTTCTTCCTCAACGAGGACGAGGCCCGTGCCCTGCACCCCGAGTTCGACCAGGTCTGCCAGGACCTGGTGGCGAACCTGCGGGCCGAGGCTGGCCGGTGCCCGGACGATGCGCGGCTGCCCCAGCTGATCGGTGAGTTGTCGCTGGGCAGCGACCGGTTCCGGCGGCTGTGGGCCGGGCACCACGTGCGGGAGAAGGCCCACGGCCACAAGCTCATCCACAACCCGCTGGTCGGCGAGCTGCACCTGCGGTACGAGACGTTCCGCCTGCCGGACGAACCCGACCAGGCGCTGATCACCTACACGGCGGAGCCGGGCTCGGAGTCCGAGCGCGCGCTGGGGTTGCTGGCCAGCTGGATCAGCACCGAGGACGTCGATCAGGCCACCCTGCGGCGGGCCGCCGGCGGCTGA
- a CDS encoding TetR family transcriptional regulator → METKKPLTPAAERILTVAEELFYANGIHAIGVDTIAAEAGVTKKTLYDRFGSKAELVALYLRRRDERWREWVHGYADPRSAPQRRLLRVFDALADWMRMANARGCAFVNAHAELPAADHPAQQVIAASKEWLLDYLRQLAAEAGARNPARLAEALLILIEGATVVASLDVLPTAVAAAKRVAKSLIDEATAAR, encoded by the coding sequence GTGGAGACGAAGAAGCCGCTGACCCCAGCCGCCGAACGGATCCTCACGGTCGCCGAGGAACTGTTCTACGCCAACGGGATCCACGCGATCGGCGTCGACACGATCGCCGCCGAGGCGGGGGTCACGAAGAAGACCCTCTACGACCGGTTCGGGTCGAAGGCCGAACTGGTCGCGCTCTACCTGCGCCGCCGGGACGAGCGGTGGCGGGAATGGGTGCACGGGTACGCGGACCCGCGCTCGGCACCGCAGCGCCGCCTCCTGCGCGTGTTCGACGCCCTCGCCGACTGGATGCGCATGGCGAACGCGCGCGGTTGCGCGTTCGTGAACGCGCACGCCGAGCTGCCCGCGGCCGACCATCCGGCGCAGCAGGTGATCGCGGCCTCCAAGGAGTGGCTGCTGGACTACCTGCGGCAGCTCGCGGCCGAGGCCGGGGCGCGCAACCCGGCACGACTGGCGGAGGCGTTGCTGATCCTGATCGAGGGAGCCACGGTGGTGGCTTCGCTGGACGTGCTGCCGACGGCGGTGGCGGCGGCGAAGCGGGTGGCGAAGTCGCTGATCGACGAGGCGACCGCGGCGCGCTGA
- a CDS encoding aldo/keto reductase, translated as MRRRILGGTGIEVSEYTLGAMMFGAWGNQDHDESIRMIHTALDAGINFVDTADIYSDGESEVIVGKALKGRRDDVVLATKGHFERLGGSGSNSRRWLTKALDASLRRLGVDHVDLYQVHRPDHLTDIDETLSALSDFVRAGKVRAIGSSVFPAEQIVEAQWVAERRGHVRFRTEQPPYSILNRGIEAHVLPTAQRYGMGVLTWGPLAAGWLSGRYSAPSDVDLQAGRVALQNHKFDPAMPGNAAKLAATNELKKVAAELGRPLTHLALAFVRSHPAVTSAIIGPRTPEQLTDLLAGADLVLGDDVLDRIDEIVPPGVDLNAADPDYTPPALAEKSLRRR; from the coding sequence ATGCGACGACGGATTCTCGGCGGCACCGGCATCGAGGTCAGCGAGTACACACTGGGCGCGATGATGTTCGGCGCGTGGGGCAACCAGGATCACGACGAGTCGATCCGGATGATCCACACCGCGCTCGACGCCGGCATCAACTTCGTCGACACCGCGGACATCTACTCCGACGGCGAGAGTGAGGTCATCGTCGGCAAGGCGCTGAAGGGGCGCCGCGACGACGTGGTCCTGGCGACCAAGGGGCACTTCGAAAGACTCGGCGGCAGCGGCAGCAACTCCCGCCGCTGGCTGACCAAGGCACTGGACGCCAGCCTGCGGCGCCTCGGCGTCGACCACGTGGACCTGTACCAGGTCCACCGGCCCGACCACCTGACCGACATCGACGAGACCCTGTCCGCGCTCTCGGACTTCGTGCGCGCCGGCAAGGTGCGCGCGATCGGCTCGTCGGTGTTCCCGGCCGAGCAGATCGTGGAGGCGCAGTGGGTCGCCGAGCGGCGCGGGCACGTGCGGTTCCGCACCGAGCAGCCGCCGTACTCGATCCTCAACCGGGGCATCGAAGCGCACGTCCTGCCGACCGCCCAGCGTTACGGCATGGGCGTGCTGACCTGGGGACCGCTGGCGGCGGGCTGGCTGTCCGGCCGGTACTCGGCACCGTCCGATGTGGACCTGCAGGCGGGCCGGGTCGCCCTGCAGAACCACAAGTTCGACCCCGCCATGCCGGGGAACGCGGCGAAGCTGGCGGCGACGAACGAGCTGAAGAAGGTCGCCGCCGAGCTGGGCCGCCCGCTGACGCACCTGGCGCTGGCGTTCGTCCGCTCGCACCCGGCGGTCACCTCGGCGATCATCGGGCCGCGCACGCCGGAGCAGCTCACCGACCTGCTGGCCGGTGCGGACCTGGTGCTCGGCGACGACGTCCTGGACCGGATCGACGAGATCGTCCCGCCGGGCGTCGACCTCAATGCGGCCGACCCCGACTACACGCCGCCCGCGCTCGCGGAGAAGTCCCTGCGCCGCCGCTGA
- a CDS encoding DMT family transporter: MGRNVIPGAGFVLFWSSGFVGATLGARSSGPVTLLAWRFIVVGLLLGAWWLVRRRSMRPRDVAVHVGLGVLSQGAYLYFTYAAADLGVPPGTTALIAALQPIAAVVLGQFVLGERAGVRRWAGLVAGLAGVALVVGGDLSGRPGTPALAYGLPFLAMLALVAATFLERRTAPDVPLMDGLVVQCVTSAVLFTGIAAATGRLTPPPVPEFWVAIGWVVLFSTFGGYGCYWLVLRRSSVTTVSTLLYLTPPTTMVLAWIMFGDTITPRGLLGLVVCLAAVVVVLRRPRKLSVDREMMSACSSPTSSPPPPR; this comes from the coding sequence ATGGGCCGGAACGTCATCCCCGGAGCCGGGTTCGTCCTGTTCTGGAGCTCGGGGTTCGTGGGCGCGACGCTGGGTGCCCGGTCCAGCGGTCCGGTGACCCTGCTCGCCTGGCGGTTCATCGTGGTGGGCCTGCTGCTCGGGGCGTGGTGGCTGGTCCGGCGGCGCTCGATGCGGCCACGCGACGTCGCGGTCCACGTCGGTCTCGGCGTGCTCTCCCAGGGTGCGTACCTGTACTTCACGTACGCGGCGGCGGATCTCGGTGTGCCGCCAGGCACGACGGCGTTGATCGCCGCGCTGCAGCCGATCGCCGCGGTGGTGCTCGGGCAGTTCGTGCTCGGGGAACGAGCCGGGGTGCGGCGATGGGCGGGCCTGGTGGCGGGGCTCGCCGGGGTCGCACTGGTGGTGGGCGGCGACCTCTCGGGACGCCCGGGCACCCCGGCACTGGCCTACGGGTTGCCGTTCCTGGCGATGCTGGCCCTGGTGGCCGCCACTTTCCTCGAACGCCGCACGGCGCCGGACGTGCCCCTGATGGACGGTCTCGTCGTGCAGTGCGTCACGAGCGCCGTGCTGTTCACCGGCATCGCGGCCGCGACCGGCCGGCTGACCCCGCCGCCGGTCCCGGAATTCTGGGTCGCGATCGGGTGGGTCGTGCTGTTTTCCACGTTCGGGGGATACGGCTGCTATTGGCTGGTGCTCCGGCGTAGCTCGGTGACCACCGTGTCCACCCTGCTGTACCTCACCCCGCCGACGACGATGGTGCTCGCCTGGATCATGTTCGGTGACACGATCACGCCGCGTGGTCTGCTCGGCCTGGTGGTGTGCCTGGCGGCAGTGGTGGTGGTCCTGCGCCGTCCGCGGAAATTGTCGGTGGACCGGGAGATGATGTCGGCATGTTCCTCGCCGACGTCGTCACCGCCTCCGCCGCGCTAG
- a CDS encoding sigma-70 family RNA polymerase sigma factor: MDDDEITRHAFLAARGDQVAAERFVSATQRQLHRLLTYLSDPGVAEDLVQETYLRAFAALPSFAGRSPARMWLLSIAKRVAADHLRTGRRRPRTNQVEDWVATAEQSGAHTPDHGRLVVLRTLIAGLEPERREAFVLTQVVGLSYADAAAVCECAVGTIRSRVFRAREDLTAALSPARRAASLG; encoded by the coding sequence GTGGACGACGACGAGATCACCCGGCACGCCTTCCTGGCGGCCCGCGGCGATCAGGTGGCCGCCGAGCGCTTCGTGTCGGCGACGCAGCGGCAGCTGCACCGGCTGCTCACCTACCTGTCCGACCCCGGCGTGGCCGAGGACCTCGTGCAGGAAACCTACCTGCGCGCCTTCGCCGCCCTGCCGTCCTTCGCCGGGCGGTCACCGGCCCGGATGTGGCTGCTGTCGATCGCCAAGCGCGTCGCCGCCGACCACCTGCGCACCGGCCGGCGGCGCCCGCGGACCAACCAGGTCGAAGACTGGGTCGCGACCGCCGAACAGAGCGGCGCGCACACGCCGGACCACGGCCGGCTCGTCGTGCTGCGCACGCTGATCGCCGGGCTGGAGCCGGAACGCCGGGAGGCGTTCGTGCTCACGCAGGTCGTCGGTCTGTCCTATGCGGACGCGGCTGCGGTGTGCGAGTGCGCGGTCGGCACCATCCGGTCCCGCGTGTTCCGCGCGCGCGAGGACCTGACCGCCGCGCTCAGCCCGGCCCGCCGGGCCGCGTCACTGGGCTGA
- a CDS encoding NAD(P)/FAD-dependent oxidoreductase yields the protein MALSVDVLIVGAGPTGLFAAYYAGFRGLSTAVVDSLPEAGGQVTAMYPEKLIYDVGGFPAVRGRDLVKGLLEQAAPWHPRYLLGRKAEELRRGADGLDVVLDGGEVVHARAVLITAGIGEFTPRPLPAGDGWLGRGMVHFVPSLDAHAGQDVVVVGGGDSAFDWVLALHPLAASVTLVHRRSKFRAAESIVTQARELGTRIITDAEVTALRPGPDGALAEVEVRVKDAEALALPAQAVVAALGFTADLGPLENWGLDIHQRAIRVDSTMATGVERVFAAGDVAAYPGKVKLIATGFGEAATAVNNIAVALDPEAHLFPGHSSNP from the coding sequence ATGGCTCTGTCAGTGGACGTGCTGATCGTGGGGGCGGGTCCGACGGGCCTGTTCGCCGCCTACTACGCCGGGTTCCGCGGTCTGTCGACGGCGGTCGTGGACTCGCTGCCCGAGGCAGGCGGTCAGGTCACCGCGATGTACCCGGAGAAGCTGATCTACGACGTCGGCGGGTTCCCCGCGGTGCGCGGCCGGGACCTGGTCAAGGGCCTGCTCGAACAGGCCGCGCCGTGGCACCCGCGGTACCTGCTGGGGCGCAAGGCCGAGGAGTTGCGCCGCGGCGCGGACGGGCTGGACGTGGTGCTCGACGGCGGTGAGGTGGTGCACGCGCGCGCGGTGCTGATCACCGCCGGGATCGGCGAGTTCACGCCCCGGCCGTTGCCCGCCGGGGACGGCTGGCTCGGCCGCGGCATGGTCCACTTCGTGCCCTCGCTGGACGCGCACGCCGGGCAGGACGTCGTGGTTGTCGGCGGCGGCGATTCGGCGTTCGACTGGGTGCTGGCGCTGCACCCGCTCGCGGCGAGCGTGACGCTCGTGCACCGCCGGTCGAAGTTCCGCGCGGCCGAGTCGATCGTCACCCAGGCCCGCGAACTGGGGACGCGGATCATCACCGACGCCGAGGTCACCGCGCTGCGCCCGGGGCCGGACGGCGCGCTCGCCGAGGTCGAGGTGCGGGTCAAGGACGCGGAGGCGCTGGCGCTGCCCGCGCAGGCGGTGGTGGCCGCGCTCGGGTTCACGGCCGATCTCGGGCCGCTGGAGAACTGGGGCCTGGACATCCACCAGCGGGCCATCCGCGTCGACTCGACAATGGCGACCGGGGTGGAGCGCGTGTTCGCCGCCGGTGACGTGGCGGCCTACCCCGGCAAGGTCAAGCTCATCGCGACCGGGTTCGGCGAGGCCGCGACCGCGGTGAACAACATCGCCGTCGCGCTCGACCCCGAGGCCCACCTGTTCCCCGGGCACTCCAGCAACCCGTGA
- the glpX gene encoding class II fructose-bisphosphatase: protein MTSGTHSPSTTRRREAPDRNLAMELVRVTEAAAMAAGRWVGKGDKNAGDGAAVDAMRQLISTVSMRGVVVIGEGEKDEAPMLYNGEEVGNGDGPACDVAVDPIDGTTLMAKGMPNALAVLAVAERGAMFDPSAVFYMEKLAVGPEAAGVVDLSAPVAENIRRVAKAKHSDVSDVTVCILDRPRHEKLVQEVREAGARIRFISDGDVAGAIAAARPTTGVDMLLGIGGTPEGIITACAMKCLGGELQGRLWPKDDAEREKAIGAGHDLDRVLTTDDLVRGDNVFFCATGVTDGDLLRGVHYRAGGATTQSIVMRSKSGTVRMIDGYHRLTKLRAYSSVDFDGVLTGSPDDDVVPPLP from the coding sequence ATGACCAGCGGCACCCATTCCCCGAGCACGACCAGACGCCGGGAAGCGCCGGATCGCAACCTCGCGATGGAACTGGTGCGCGTCACCGAAGCCGCCGCGATGGCGGCGGGACGGTGGGTCGGCAAGGGTGACAAGAACGCCGGCGACGGTGCGGCCGTCGACGCGATGCGCCAGCTGATCTCGACCGTCTCGATGCGCGGTGTCGTCGTCATCGGTGAGGGCGAGAAGGACGAAGCCCCGATGCTCTACAACGGCGAGGAGGTGGGCAACGGGGACGGCCCGGCCTGCGACGTCGCCGTGGACCCGATCGACGGCACCACCCTGATGGCGAAGGGCATGCCGAACGCCCTGGCGGTGCTCGCGGTCGCCGAGCGCGGCGCGATGTTCGACCCGTCGGCGGTCTTCTACATGGAGAAGCTGGCCGTCGGGCCGGAGGCCGCGGGCGTGGTGGACCTGTCCGCGCCGGTCGCGGAGAACATCCGCCGGGTCGCGAAGGCCAAGCACAGCGACGTGTCCGACGTGACGGTGTGCATCCTGGACCGGCCGCGGCACGAGAAGCTGGTCCAGGAGGTCCGCGAGGCGGGCGCCCGGATCCGCTTCATCTCCGACGGTGACGTCGCCGGCGCGATCGCCGCGGCCCGCCCGACCACCGGCGTGGACATGCTGCTCGGCATCGGCGGCACGCCCGAGGGCATCATCACCGCCTGCGCGATGAAGTGCCTGGGCGGGGAGCTGCAGGGCCGGCTGTGGCCGAAGGACGACGCCGAGCGCGAGAAGGCGATCGGGGCCGGCCACGACCTCGACCGCGTGCTCACCACCGACGACCTCGTGCGCGGCGACAACGTGTTCTTCTGCGCGACCGGCGTCACCGACGGCGACCTGCTGCGCGGCGTGCACTACCGCGCCGGCGGCGCGACGACCCAGTCGATCGTGATGCGGTCCAAGTCGGGCACGGTGCGGATGATCGACGGCTACCACCGCCTGACCAAGCTGCGCGCCTACTCGTCGGTGGACTTCGACGGCGTGCTGACCGGCTCCCCCGACGACGACGTGGTGCCCCCGCTGCCGTGA
- a CDS encoding class II fumarate hydratase: protein MAEQEYRIEHDTMGEVRVPADALYRAQTQRAVENFPISGRGLERAQIRALGLLKAAAARVNARFGVLDDDLAAAIAAAADEVAEGKHDAHFPIDVFQTGSGTSSNMNTNEVIATLASRALGIDVHPNDHVNASQSSNDTFPTTIHIAATEAVLTEVIPALTHLAETIERRAGEWQDIVKSGRTHLMDAVPITLGQEAGAWAAQVRFGIERLESGLGRLGELPIGGTAVGSGLNAPEGFGAAVAGELATVTGLPLTEARNHFEAQASQDSVVETSGHLRTVAVSLAKIANDLRWLGSGPRTGLAELQLPDLQPGSSIMPGKVNPVIPEATLQVVAQVIGNDAAVAYAGSQGNFQLNVNLPVIARNVLESARLLAAVSRLLADKVIAGITVNGERTRAYAEGSPSIVTPLNKYIGYEEAAAVAKQALKELKTIREVVVERGYIEQGKLTEAQLDEALDVLRMARGGR, encoded by the coding sequence ATGGCTGAACAGGAATACCGGATCGAACACGACACGATGGGCGAGGTGAGGGTGCCCGCGGACGCGCTGTACCGGGCCCAGACCCAGCGCGCCGTCGAGAACTTCCCGATCTCCGGCCGGGGCCTCGAGCGCGCCCAGATCCGCGCGCTCGGCCTGCTCAAAGCCGCCGCGGCGCGGGTCAACGCGCGGTTCGGGGTGCTCGACGACGACCTGGCGGCCGCGATCGCGGCGGCCGCCGACGAGGTCGCCGAGGGCAAGCACGACGCGCACTTCCCCATCGACGTGTTCCAGACCGGCTCCGGCACCTCGTCGAACATGAACACCAACGAGGTCATCGCGACCCTGGCGAGCCGCGCGCTGGGCATCGACGTGCACCCGAACGACCACGTCAACGCCTCGCAGTCGTCGAACGACACGTTCCCGACGACGATCCACATCGCCGCGACCGAGGCGGTGCTCACCGAGGTCATCCCGGCGCTGACGCACCTCGCCGAGACGATCGAGCGGCGCGCCGGGGAATGGCAGGACATCGTCAAGTCCGGCCGCACCCACCTGATGGACGCGGTGCCGATCACGCTGGGCCAGGAGGCCGGGGCGTGGGCGGCGCAGGTCCGCTTCGGCATCGAACGGCTGGAGTCCGGACTGGGCCGGCTGGGCGAGCTGCCGATCGGTGGTACCGCGGTCGGGTCCGGGTTGAACGCGCCGGAGGGCTTCGGCGCCGCCGTCGCCGGGGAGCTGGCGACGGTCACCGGGCTGCCGCTGACCGAGGCGCGCAACCACTTCGAGGCGCAGGCCAGCCAGGACAGCGTGGTCGAGACCTCCGGTCACCTGCGGACGGTCGCGGTGTCGCTGGCCAAGATCGCCAACGACCTGCGCTGGCTGGGTTCCGGTCCGCGCACCGGTCTGGCCGAGCTGCAGCTGCCCGACCTGCAGCCGGGCTCGTCGATCATGCCGGGCAAGGTCAACCCGGTGATCCCGGAGGCGACGCTGCAGGTCGTCGCGCAGGTCATCGGCAACGACGCGGCCGTCGCCTACGCCGGTTCGCAGGGCAACTTCCAGCTCAACGTGAACCTGCCGGTCATCGCCCGGAACGTGCTGGAGTCGGCGCGCCTGCTGGCCGCGGTGTCCCGGCTGCTGGCCGACAAGGTGATCGCCGGGATCACGGTCAACGGGGAGCGCACCCGGGCCTACGCCGAGGGCTCCCCGTCGATCGTGACGCCGCTGAACAAGTACATCGGTTACGAAGAGGCCGCCGCGGTCGCGAAGCAGGCGCTCAAGGAGCTGAAGACGATCCGCGAGGTCGTGGTCGAGCGCGGCTACATCGAGCAGGGCAAGCTGACCGAGGCCCAGCTCGACGAGGCCCTCGACGTGCTCCGGATGGCGCGCGGCGGCAGGTGA
- a CDS encoding trypsin-like serine protease, whose protein sequence is MRRLLLAAAACLLALGVLGQPAAARPDLVGGVSADQSYPFVASLQTTAGRHFCGASLIAPQWLLTAAHCVHDQTVNAFTARVGSNDRTQGGEIGRPDRIVAHPNYNPNGPGGDIALVHLASPVQAAPVGLGTPAAAGTPVRLLGWGQTCPAPGCGAAPTGLQQLDTTLVEETRCAAIDAATELCTDSPGGKSGACYGDSGGPELLRAGDRWLLLGLTSRSGNNDSTCTTAPSIYTSAVAYTQWIAEQTAPPPAAPAPAPAPAPSPAPAPSPAPPTTTVPTTTPPTTTAPAA, encoded by the coding sequence GTGAGACGACTCCTGCTGGCCGCCGCCGCCTGCCTGCTCGCCCTGGGCGTGCTCGGACAGCCGGCGGCGGCCCGGCCGGACCTGGTCGGCGGCGTGTCCGCGGACCAGTCCTACCCGTTCGTGGCGTCGCTGCAAACGACCGCGGGCCGGCATTTCTGCGGGGCGTCGCTGATCGCGCCGCAGTGGCTGCTGACCGCCGCGCACTGCGTGCACGACCAGACGGTGAACGCGTTCACGGCCCGCGTCGGCAGCAACGATCGCACGCAGGGCGGCGAGATCGGCCGCCCCGACCGGATCGTCGCGCACCCGAACTACAACCCGAACGGCCCGGGCGGGGACATCGCGCTGGTCCACCTGGCGAGCCCGGTGCAGGCCGCGCCGGTCGGGCTGGGTACGCCGGCCGCGGCCGGCACGCCGGTCCGGCTGCTCGGCTGGGGCCAGACCTGCCCGGCTCCCGGGTGCGGAGCCGCACCGACCGGTCTGCAGCAGCTCGACACGACACTGGTCGAGGAGACGCGGTGCGCGGCGATCGACGCCGCGACGGAACTGTGCACGGACTCCCCGGGCGGCAAGTCCGGCGCGTGCTACGGCGATTCCGGCGGACCGGAGCTGCTCCGCGCCGGTGACCGGTGGCTGCTGCTCGGCCTGACCAGCCGCTCCGGCAACAACGACTCGACCTGCACGACCGCGCCGTCGATCTACACCTCGGCGGTGGCGTACACGCAGTGGATCGCCGAGCAGACCGCTCCCCCGCCGGCCGCCCCGGCACCCGCACCCGCGCCGGCACCCAGCCCGGCTCCCGCCCCGAGCCCCGCGCCGCCGACGACCACCGTGCCGACGACCACGCCGCCGACGACCACGGCGCCGGCGGCCTGA